The following coding sequences lie in one Rutidosis leptorrhynchoides isolate AG116_Rl617_1_P2 chromosome 4, CSIRO_AGI_Rlap_v1, whole genome shotgun sequence genomic window:
- the LOC139840827 gene encoding uncharacterized protein: MSTQDTLIIRSDTRPPVLFDGKYYQWLHRITQYIDYKETGLPIPVYELTGERRERAKGDMEAKNIIMQAISYELFENVDSNTSAKDIWDEIRRQQEGYDMTNVTKLNNALGLYEDFKQEPDELLNDNYRRFNGVMNELKKCKIIKVNAEINMKFLKKLNSDWIPYV; this comes from the exons atgtctactcaagatactttgattatCAGATCAGATACTAGACCTCCTgtcttgtttgatggcaagtattaCCAATGGCtgcatcgtatcactcagtacatagactataagg AAACCGGTctaccaattccagtctatgaacttactGGTGAGAGACGTGAGCGTGCTAAGGGTGATATGGAAGCTAAGAATATCATCATGCAAGCTATTTCGTATGAACTATTTGAGAATGTTGATAGCAATACATCTGCTAAGGACATATGGGATGAAATAAGGAGACAACAAGAAGGATATGACATGACCAATGTCACTAAGCTGAATAATGCCCTAggactttatgaagatttcaagcaggaacctgatgaattACTCAATGATAACTACAGACGTTTCAATGGTGTTATGAATGAGTTGAAAAAGTGCAAAATTATAAAGGTGAATGCTGAGattaacatgaagtttctcaaaaagctcaattctGATTGGATTCCTTatgtgtaa